One Nocardioides aromaticivorans genomic window carries:
- a CDS encoding cysteine desulfurase family protein, translating to MSSTPEVYLDSASSTRLHPAARDTLLAALDRGYADPRRLHGAGRDARLLLDNARAVVAECLGVRPDEVGFTASGTDAVHRGLLGLTAATGRDGIVHSAVEHSAVLHAAQWRDSPVHASVPVDAYGVVDLAALAAAAGAHGVGAVALQAANQEVGTLQPVDEVDLPGVVPLLVDAAAALGHVDLPTRWDALTASAHKWGGPAGVGVLAVRRGTRWTNPFPGDDGLDDMGGFPDVPAALAAAAALQAVLAERAEVAARQFAQVERIRSAAAALPDVEVVGHPTARLPHLVTFSVLYAGGDEIVGELARRGYGVASGSACTASTLEPSHVLAAMGALTHGNVRVSLARDTTDEQVDGFCSALADAVATIRERAGL from the coding sequence GTGAGCAGCACACCCGAGGTCTACCTCGACAGCGCGTCCTCGACCCGGCTGCACCCCGCCGCGCGCGACACCCTGCTCGCCGCCCTCGATCGCGGGTACGCCGACCCGCGCCGCCTCCATGGGGCCGGACGCGACGCACGGCTGCTCCTCGACAACGCCCGGGCGGTCGTCGCCGAGTGCCTCGGCGTGCGCCCGGACGAGGTCGGCTTCACCGCCTCCGGGACCGACGCCGTCCACCGCGGCCTGCTGGGCCTGACGGCGGCCACGGGTCGGGACGGGATCGTCCACAGTGCGGTCGAGCACTCCGCCGTGCTGCATGCCGCCCAGTGGCGCGACTCCCCCGTCCACGCGTCGGTCCCGGTCGACGCGTACGGCGTCGTGGACCTGGCCGCCCTCGCCGCCGCCGCGGGGGCCCACGGGGTCGGCGCCGTGGCGCTGCAGGCCGCCAACCAGGAGGTCGGGACACTGCAGCCCGTCGACGAGGTCGACCTGCCGGGCGTCGTACCCCTGCTGGTGGACGCGGCGGCCGCCCTCGGGCACGTCGACCTGCCCACCCGGTGGGACGCACTGACGGCGTCCGCGCACAAGTGGGGCGGTCCGGCGGGCGTCGGGGTCCTGGCCGTGCGCAGGGGCACCCGCTGGACGAACCCCTTCCCCGGCGACGACGGGCTCGACGACATGGGCGGCTTCCCCGACGTCCCGGCCGCGCTGGCGGCCGCGGCCGCGCTCCAGGCCGTGCTGGCCGAGCGCGCGGAGGTGGCTGCGCGGCAGTTCGCCCAGGTCGAGCGGATCCGGTCCGCGGCGGCTGCCCTGCCGGACGTGGAGGTCGTCGGCCACCCGACGGCCCGGCTCCCCCACCTGGTGACCTTCTCGGTGCTCTACGCCGGCGGCGACGAGATCGTGGGCGAGCTGGCCCGTCGCGGCTACGGCGTCGCCAGCGGGTCGGCGTGCACGGCGTCCACGCTGGAGCCCAGCCACGTCCTCGCCGCGATGGGCGCGCTCACCCACGGCAACGTGCGGGTCTCGCTGGCACGCGACACGACCGACGAGCAGGTCGACGGCTTCTGCTCCGCGCTGGCGGACGCGGTGGCCACGATCCGCGAGAGGGCCGGACTGTGA
- the ctaC gene encoding aa3-type cytochrome oxidase subunit II — protein sequence MGWWHPERSRAQRRFRRAIPIAGFVVLATALSGCSTDSQWERVGMPEIVTVQGEHILQLWQGAWIAALVTGVITWALIIGVPIWFRRRSDDEVPVQTRYNLPIEIFYTIFPVIMVIAFFSHTVRVQNVALEMVDDPDVVVEVVGQKWSWTFNYPDTEAAGGKNVFVSGTGEDIPQLVIPVDKTIEFDLYSPDVIHNFGIPAFAMRMDVVPGNDNAYQVTPTETGVFDGKCYELCGAYHSRMLFTVKVVTEAEYEAYLEKLAADPDHVSDEPVKGGVYSENLINHDEEGHE from the coding sequence GTGGGCTGGTGGCACCCCGAGCGTTCACGGGCGCAGCGACGATTCCGTCGTGCGATCCCGATCGCCGGATTCGTCGTACTCGCGACCGCGTTGTCTGGTTGCTCCACCGACTCCCAGTGGGAGCGGGTCGGCATGCCCGAGATCGTCACCGTGCAGGGTGAGCACATCCTGCAGCTGTGGCAGGGCGCGTGGATCGCGGCCCTGGTCACCGGTGTGATCACGTGGGCGCTGATCATCGGTGTCCCGATCTGGTTCCGTCGTCGCAGCGACGACGAGGTGCCGGTCCAGACGCGCTACAACCTGCCGATCGAGATCTTCTACACGATCTTCCCGGTCATCATGGTGATCGCGTTCTTCTCGCACACGGTGCGGGTCCAGAACGTCGCGTTGGAGATGGTGGACGACCCCGACGTCGTGGTGGAGGTCGTCGGCCAGAAGTGGTCGTGGACGTTCAACTACCCCGACACCGAGGCCGCCGGCGGCAAGAACGTCTTCGTCTCCGGCACCGGTGAGGACATCCCGCAGCTGGTGATCCCGGTCGACAAGACGATCGAGTTCGACCTCTACAGCCCCGACGTGATCCACAACTTCGGCATCCCGGCCTTCGCGATGCGCATGGACGTGGTCCCGGGCAACGACAACGCGTACCAGGTCACCCCGACCGAGACCGGCGTCTTCGACGGCAAGTGCTACGAGCTCTGTGGCGCCTACCACTCGCGGATGCTGTTCACGGTCAAGGTCGTGACCGAGGCCGAGTACGAGGCGTACCTCGAGAAGCTCGCCGCCGACCCCGACCACGTCTCCGACGAGCCGGTCAAGGGTGGCGTCTACTCCGAGAACCTCATCAACCACGACGAGGAGGGCCACGAGTGA
- the ctaD gene encoding aa3-type cytochrome oxidase subunit I, translated as MTATLARNADLTERKPLGKQLVRIMTTTDHKLIGNLYFGTAMAWFIAGGIMALLIRSELAYPGSQIVNEELYNQLFTMHGTIMLLLFATPLFFGFGNAIMPLQIGAPDVAFPRLNMFSYWLYLFGGLIAGAGFLTPQGAASFGWFAYTPLSDSVNSPGVGGDLWIMGLWMGGLGTILGAVNFITTIICMRAPGMTMFRMPIFVWTVLITAILVLIAFPILAGALLSLEADRQLGAHVFDTSHGGAILWQHLFWFFGHPEVYIIALPFFGIISEILPVFSRKPIFGYIGLVGATLGIAILSVAVWAHHMFVTGAVNLAFFSGMTFLIAVPTGVKFFNWIGTMWGGSVRMDTPMLWSIGFLTTFLFGGLTGIILASPPLDFHVSDSYFVVAHFHYTVFGTVVFAMFAGFYFWWPKLTGRMLDERLGKIHFWLLFIGFHTTFLIQHWLGIEGMPRRYADYLPGDNWEFMNQVSTIGAFVLASSLLPFFYNVYVSRKGPLVNTDDPWGWGRSLEWATSCPPPRHNFHSIPRIRSESPAFDLHHPEIAAIEMYDDEPAVALDKKGADA; from the coding sequence GTGACGGCCACGCTCGCCCGCAACGCTGACCTGACCGAGCGCAAGCCGCTCGGCAAGCAGCTCGTGCGGATCATGACGACGACCGATCACAAGCTGATCGGCAACCTCTACTTCGGCACCGCCATGGCCTGGTTCATCGCCGGCGGCATCATGGCGCTGCTCATCCGGTCCGAGCTGGCCTACCCGGGCAGCCAGATCGTCAACGAGGAGCTGTACAACCAGCTCTTCACCATGCACGGCACGATCATGCTGCTGCTGTTCGCGACGCCGCTGTTCTTCGGCTTCGGCAACGCGATCATGCCGCTGCAGATCGGTGCGCCCGACGTCGCGTTCCCGCGCCTGAACATGTTCAGCTACTGGCTGTACCTGTTCGGTGGGCTCATCGCCGGCGCCGGCTTCCTCACCCCGCAGGGTGCGGCCTCGTTCGGCTGGTTCGCCTACACGCCGCTGTCCGACTCGGTCAACAGCCCCGGCGTGGGTGGCGACCTGTGGATCATGGGCTTGTGGATGGGTGGTCTCGGCACCATCCTCGGCGCGGTCAACTTCATCACCACGATCATCTGCATGCGTGCGCCCGGCATGACCATGTTCCGGATGCCGATCTTCGTCTGGACCGTGCTGATCACCGCGATCCTCGTGCTGATCGCGTTCCCGATCCTGGCCGGCGCGCTGCTCTCGCTCGAGGCGGACCGCCAGCTCGGCGCCCACGTGTTCGACACCTCGCACGGTGGCGCGATCCTGTGGCAGCACCTGTTCTGGTTCTTCGGGCACCCCGAGGTCTACATCATCGCGCTGCCGTTCTTCGGCATCATCTCCGAGATCCTGCCGGTCTTCAGCCGCAAGCCGATCTTCGGCTACATCGGCCTGGTCGGCGCGACCCTCGGCATCGCGATCCTGTCGGTCGCCGTGTGGGCCCACCACATGTTCGTCACCGGAGCGGTCAACCTCGCGTTCTTCTCCGGCATGACCTTCCTCATCGCCGTCCCGACCGGCGTGAAGTTCTTCAACTGGATCGGGACGATGTGGGGCGGGTCAGTACGCATGGACACCCCCATGCTCTGGTCGATCGGCTTCCTCACCACCTTCCTCTTCGGTGGCCTGACCGGCATCATCCTGGCCAGCCCGCCGCTCGACTTCCACGTCTCCGACTCCTACTTCGTGGTGGCGCACTTCCACTACACGGTGTTCGGCACGGTCGTGTTCGCGATGTTCGCCGGCTTCTACTTCTGGTGGCCCAAGCTCACCGGACGGATGCTCGACGAGCGCCTCGGCAAGATCCACTTCTGGCTGCTGTTCATCGGCTTCCACACCACCTTCCTCATCCAGCACTGGCTGGGCATCGAGGGCATGCCGCGTCGCTACGCCGACTACCTGCCGGGTGACAACTGGGAGTTCATGAACCAGGTCTCGACGATCGGCGCCTTCGTGCTGGCCTCGTCGCTCCTGCCGTTCTTCTACAACGTCTACGTCTCCCGCAAGGGCCCGCTGGTCAACACCGACGACCCGTGGGGCTGGGGTCGGTCGCTGGAGTGGGCGACGAGCTGCCCGCCGCCGCGCCACAACTTCCACTCGATCCCGCGGATCCGCTCGGAGTCCCCGGCGTTCGACCTCCACCACCCGGAGATCGCCGCGATCGAGATGTACGACGACGAGCCGGCCGTCGCGCTGGACAAGAAGGGAGCTGACGCCTGA
- a CDS encoding cytochrome c oxidase subunit 4, translating to MKIEAWIFGVTTVFLVLVSPAYWFITDAGDSGADWTGTSALVMTTLLCAMVTLYLGFHAGRMDARPEDRKDGEIAEGAGELGFFPPYSWWPLWCAATLGIIVFATAVLAWWLMIIGFVLGALAVSGWIFEYYRGDYAH from the coding sequence ATGAAGATCGAGGCATGGATCTTCGGCGTGACCACGGTCTTCCTGGTCCTGGTCAGCCCCGCCTACTGGTTCATCACCGACGCCGGCGACTCCGGCGCCGACTGGACCGGCACCTCGGCGCTGGTCATGACCACGCTGCTGTGCGCGATGGTCACGCTCTACCTCGGCTTCCACGCCGGCCGGATGGACGCCCGTCCGGAGGACCGCAAGGACGGCGAGATCGCGGAGGGTGCCGGCGAGCTCGGCTTCTTCCCGCCGTACTCCTGGTGGCCGCTGTGGTGCGCCGCCACCCTGGGCATCATCGTCTTCGCGACGGCGGTGCTCGCCTGGTGGCTGATGATCATCGGCTTCGTGCTCGGCGCCCTCGCCGTCAGCGGCTGGATCTTCGAGTACTACCGCGGCGACTACGCCCACTGA
- a CDS encoding L,D-transpeptidase → MFTTLRRSRPVRGLAVLSVLAVAASGCDGSGFTPGGGGDDSPETTAAAVVEAKLTTNVKPGATAVPVSTVLRVSAVDGTLSSVTVSSKAGKITGRIVDGTRWVASERLEPGARYRIRAVAENSDGSTVESITPFATQALGLDQQTYPSVAPLQGETVGVGMPVIVTFDLPVTDKAAFEKHMTVTATPKQAGSWRWVSSTEAHWRPRTYWKAGSKVSVDVDINGVSAGGGIYGQEDRDVDFEVGDAHIYKVNARTHQMKVFENGKLLRTLPITTGKPGFTTRSGVKVIMEKFETRRMNSETVGIPAGSSEAYDIDDVRWAMRLTNSGEFIHAAPWSVGSQGYANVSHGCTGMSTENAGWLYSISRRGDVVEYVGTDRPMEPDNGYGDWNISWASYQADSALG, encoded by the coding sequence GTGTTCACGACCCTTCGCCGCTCCCGCCCCGTGCGCGGCCTCGCTGTGCTCTCGGTCCTGGCGGTGGCGGCGTCCGGCTGCGACGGCTCCGGCTTCACGCCCGGGGGCGGGGGAGACGACAGCCCCGAGACCACCGCTGCGGCCGTCGTCGAGGCCAAGCTCACGACCAACGTCAAGCCCGGCGCCACTGCCGTCCCGGTCAGCACCGTCCTGCGGGTCTCCGCGGTCGACGGCACGCTGAGCTCGGTCACCGTCTCGTCCAAGGCGGGCAAGATCACCGGCAGGATCGTCGACGGCACCCGCTGGGTGGCCAGTGAGCGGCTCGAGCCGGGCGCCCGCTACCGCATCCGCGCGGTGGCGGAGAACAGCGACGGCTCGACGGTCGAGAGCATCACCCCCTTCGCGACCCAGGCCCTCGGCCTCGACCAGCAGACCTACCCGTCCGTCGCGCCCCTGCAGGGCGAGACCGTGGGCGTCGGCATGCCGGTCATCGTCACCTTCGACCTGCCCGTCACCGACAAGGCGGCCTTCGAGAAGCACATGACCGTCACGGCGACGCCGAAGCAGGCCGGCTCCTGGCGGTGGGTGAGCTCGACGGAGGCGCACTGGCGCCCCAGGACGTACTGGAAGGCGGGCTCCAAGGTCAGCGTCGACGTCGACATCAACGGTGTCTCCGCCGGCGGAGGCATCTACGGCCAGGAGGACCGCGACGTCGACTTCGAGGTCGGCGACGCCCACATCTACAAGGTCAACGCCAGGACCCACCAGATGAAGGTCTTCGAGAACGGCAAGCTGCTGCGCACGCTGCCGATCACCACCGGCAAGCCCGGCTTCACCACCCGCTCGGGCGTGAAGGTGATCATGGAGAAGTTCGAGACCCGCCGGATGAACTCCGAGACGGTGGGCATCCCCGCCGGATCGTCCGAGGCCTACGACATCGACGACGTGCGCTGGGCGATGCGCCTGACCAACTCCGGCGAGTTCATCCACGCCGCCCCGTGGTCGGTCGGGTCCCAGGGCTACGCCAACGTCTCCCACGGGTGCACCGGCATGAGCACCGAGAACGCCGGCTGGCTCTACTCCATCTCGCGCCGCGGCGACGTCGTCGAGTACGTCGGCACGGACCGCCCGATGGAGCCCGACAACGGCTACGGCGACTGGAACATCTCCTGGGCCAGCTACCAGGCGGACTCCGCGCTTGGCTGA
- the qcrB gene encoding cytochrome bc1 complex cytochrome b subunit — protein MSKVATTNGTTPAPAGKGPKAAGAIATWADERLGLGTAMKKNLRKVFPDHWSFMLGEIALWSFVVLLLTGVFLTLWFDPSMTEVQYDGAYDPLRGVHMSSAMNSALHISFDVRGGLLMRQMHHWAAMIFIASMMIHMLRVYFTGAFRKPRELNWVIGCLLLLLGTIEGFTGYSLPDDLLSGTGVRAADGFMKASPVVGSYMSFFLFGGEFPGDSIIPRFYVMHILLIPGILLGLVAAHMLLLVYHKHTQWPGPGRTEENVVGYPMLPVYAAKAGGFFFIVFGVITLLGGLFSLNPVWKFGPYDPSKVTAGSQPDWYMGWPDGLLRIIPAWETHIFGVTISWNVMLPILVMPPLMLMVLIALPFLESWITGDKREHHLLQRPRNAPTRTAIMVALMTFYGLSWAAGGNDIIAIKMHLSINQITYFMRGAVFIGPVIAFIITKRWCISLQRHDEEKLLHGYESGVLVRSPEGAYAEKHLPLPAAKAYTLTARDDDPTPETVEEIEASGLAGRQVRLRKLRARLQAAFFADNVQKPTAEELHDAQHHAEHELHELESQIAAGPNRHGPTEGH, from the coding sequence ATGAGCAAGGTCGCCACGACCAACGGCACCACGCCGGCCCCCGCCGGCAAGGGCCCGAAGGCCGCGGGAGCGATCGCCACCTGGGCGGACGAGCGCCTCGGCCTCGGCACCGCGATGAAGAAGAACCTGCGCAAGGTCTTCCCGGACCACTGGTCCTTCATGCTCGGCGAGATCGCGCTGTGGAGCTTCGTCGTCCTGCTGCTGACCGGCGTCTTCCTGACGCTCTGGTTCGACCCGAGCATGACCGAGGTCCAGTACGACGGCGCCTACGACCCGCTGCGCGGCGTGCACATGTCGTCGGCGATGAACTCCGCGCTGCACATCTCGTTCGACGTCCGCGGCGGTCTGCTCATGCGGCAGATGCACCACTGGGCGGCGATGATCTTCATCGCCTCGATGATGATCCACATGCTCCGCGTCTACTTCACGGGCGCGTTCCGCAAGCCGCGCGAGCTCAACTGGGTGATCGGCTGCCTGCTGCTGCTCCTCGGCACGATCGAGGGCTTCACCGGCTACTCGCTCCCCGACGACCTGCTCTCGGGCACCGGCGTCCGGGCGGCGGACGGCTTCATGAAGGCCTCCCCCGTCGTCGGCAGCTACATGTCGTTCTTCCTCTTCGGAGGCGAGTTCCCGGGTGACTCGATCATCCCGCGGTTCTACGTCATGCACATCCTGCTGATCCCGGGCATCCTGCTCGGCCTGGTCGCCGCCCACATGCTGCTGCTCGTCTACCACAAGCACACGCAGTGGCCTGGTCCCGGCCGCACCGAGGAGAACGTCGTCGGCTACCCGATGCTCCCCGTGTACGCCGCCAAGGCCGGCGGCTTCTTCTTCATCGTGTTCGGCGTGATCACCCTGCTGGGTGGCCTGTTCTCGCTGAACCCGGTCTGGAAGTTCGGCCCCTACGACCCGTCGAAGGTGACCGCGGGCTCGCAGCCCGACTGGTACATGGGCTGGCCCGACGGCCTGCTGCGCATCATCCCCGCGTGGGAGACGCACATCTTCGGCGTGACGATCTCGTGGAACGTCATGCTGCCGATCCTCGTGATGCCGCCGCTGATGCTGATGGTCCTGATCGCGCTGCCGTTCCTGGAGTCGTGGATCACCGGCGACAAGCGGGAGCACCACCTGCTGCAGCGCCCGCGCAACGCCCCGACGCGGACCGCGATCATGGTCGCGCTGATGACCTTCTACGGCCTGTCCTGGGCCGCGGGCGGCAACGACATCATCGCGATCAAGATGCACCTGAGCATCAACCAGATCACGTACTTCATGCGCGGAGCGGTCTTCATCGGCCCGGTCATCGCCTTCATCATCACCAAGCGCTGGTGCATCTCGCTGCAGCGCCACGATGAGGAGAAGCTGCTCCACGGCTACGAGTCGGGCGTGCTGGTCCGCTCCCCCGAGGGTGCGTACGCCGAGAAGCACCTGCCGCTCCCCGCGGCCAAGGCGTACACGCTCACGGCCCGGGACGACGACCCGACGCCGGAGACGGTCGAGGAGATCGAGGCGTCGGGCCTGGCGGGCCGCCAGGTGCGCCTCCGCAAGCTGCGGGCCAGGCTGCAGGCGGCGTTCTTCGCCGACAACGTGCAGAAGCCCACGGCCGAGGAGCTGCACGACGCCCAACACCACGCCGAGCACGAGCTGCACGAGCTGGAGTCGCAGATCGCCGCCGGCCCGAACCGGCACGGTCCCACCGAGGGCCACTGA
- the qcrA gene encoding cytochrome bc1 complex Rieske iron-sulfur subunit: MSDAHNNDEHGGELATVGPIADPGLPEHQWRPTDVDPAKEKRAERQVAALFGLSAVCVILFLVSYFTLDIGDNWHVVAGFGASTMALGATLGLALLLIGVGVIHWARKLMGDHEISELRHPARSSDEDREATVNALTVGIEESGIARRPLIRNSLLGAVGLLGLPAVVLLRDLGPLPGKKLYHTIWGEGTADKPMRIVRDGIWTPILASDLEIGDLVNCQPDALHNPERYDIDPIEVEGVNLQVHKSKASLVLLRMDPNDIKPGKDAKGNSRENWDVQGIVAYSKICTHVGCPISLNERTTHHLLCPCHQSTFDLADSGKVVFGPAGRPLPQLPIAIDDEGYLVAQSDFDEPVGPSFWERDYYDRW; encoded by the coding sequence GTGAGCGACGCACACAACAACGACGAGCACGGCGGAGAGCTGGCGACCGTCGGCCCGATCGCCGACCCGGGCCTGCCCGAGCACCAGTGGCGACCGACCGACGTCGACCCGGCCAAGGAGAAGCGCGCCGAGCGCCAGGTCGCGGCGCTGTTCGGCCTCTCGGCCGTCTGCGTCATCCTGTTCCTTGTCTCGTACTTCACCCTCGACATCGGTGACAACTGGCACGTCGTCGCCGGTTTCGGCGCCTCGACGATGGCGCTGGGCGCGACCCTCGGCCTGGCCCTCCTGCTGATCGGCGTCGGGGTCATCCACTGGGCACGCAAGCTCATGGGCGACCACGAGATCTCCGAGCTGCGCCACCCGGCCCGCTCGAGCGACGAGGACCGCGAGGCCACCGTCAACGCGCTGACCGTCGGCATCGAGGAGTCGGGCATCGCGCGCCGGCCCCTGATCCGCAACTCGCTGCTCGGCGCGGTCGGCCTCCTCGGCCTCCCGGCCGTCGTCCTGCTGCGCGACCTCGGTCCGCTGCCGGGCAAGAAGCTGTACCACACGATCTGGGGCGAGGGCACCGCGGACAAGCCGATGCGCATCGTGCGCGACGGCATCTGGACGCCGATCCTCGCCTCCGACCTGGAGATCGGCGACCTGGTCAACTGCCAGCCCGACGCCCTCCACAACCCAGAGCGCTACGACATCGACCCGATCGAGGTCGAGGGCGTCAACCTCCAGGTCCACAAGTCCAAGGCGTCGCTGGTCCTCCTCCGGATGGATCCCAACGACATCAAGCCGGGCAAGGACGCCAAGGGCAACAGCCGCGAGAACTGGGACGTCCAGGGCATCGTGGCCTACTCCAAGATCTGCACCCACGTGGGTTGCCCGATCTCGCTGAACGAGCGGACGACGCACCACCTGCTCTGCCCCTGCCACCAGTCCACCTTCGACCTCGCCGACTCCGGCAAGGTGGTGTTCGGCCCCGCCGGCCGGCCGCTGCCGCAGCTGCCGATCGCGATCGACGACGAGGGCTACCTGGTCGCACAGAGTGACTTCGACGAGCCGGTCGGCCCGAGCTTCTGGGAGCGTGACTACTATGACCGTTGGTGA